One stretch of Plutella xylostella chromosome 15, ilPluXylo3.1, whole genome shotgun sequence DNA includes these proteins:
- the LOC105398631 gene encoding nucleolar complex protein 4 homolog B: MSATPKMNSSQLRNKANDFLNSKRHANNLADILKLFEAETDNFSPLLLTIEVIFTELLKRGDLVQHIEPLNPSVNTPEAQYAKWLNECYETALKCTLNCIKMGRMSSRLQALVTACKLMQAEGKYPLEESVSYQFPAVRLKNIFSMLLDSEVSMAAPIARFQEFSEHRDVQQYGLKVLPTIAYRKNPSSVYMENYLELLDKLLSVQIVVDGAVKRRADDDEKGEKVLCDAEGKPSFTYNPATCRRYANRCWGFACQWALLSAAGPRRRALLLLVERLMPLLSKPQQATDMLCDCLDAGGPISMLALQGVLELVRHHNIEYPDIYDRLYAMFEPAMFATRYKRRLMHLADIFLSSTHLPESLVAAFAKRMSRLALLASPEEAVALVGLVSSLLHRHPALKRMICYEDTPAIMSNDPYVMEETLARRSGALGSSLWELRALRRHHAPGVCAAAAAALSAAPMPEPISDDELFDAEVKRHFKTIELNFLRPQGMALPEGERLLQYWDIMA; this comes from the exons ATGAGTGCCACTCCTAAAATGAATTCCTCACAGCTTCGCAACAAAGCGAATGATTTCCTGAATTCAAAGAGACACGCCAACAACCTCGCGgatatattaaaattgtttgag gCTGAAACTGATAATTTCTCACCTCTGCTGCTTACGATAGAGGTGATATTTACGGAGCTACTGAAAAGAGGCGATTTAGTACAGCACATCGAGCCTTTGAACCCGTCAG TGAACACTCCAGAGGCGCAATATGCGAAATGGCTGAACGAGTGCTACGAGACGGCACTGAAATGCACTCTGAACTGCATCAAGATGGGCCGCATGAGCTCCCGCCTGCAGGCCCTTGTCACCGCATGCAAGCTGATGCAGGCCGAGGGGAAATATCCACTGGAAGAAAGTGTTAGCTATCAGTTTCCTGCTGTGAGACTGAAG AACATATTCAGCATGCTACTAGACTCGGAGGTGTCAATGGCGGCTCCCATCGCTCGCTTCCAGGAGTTCAGCGAGCACCGCGACGTGCAGCAGTATGGGCTGAAGGTGTTGCCCACCATTGCTTACCGAAA GAACCCCTCATCAGTGTACATGGAGAACTACCTGGAGCTGCTGGACAAGCTGCTCTCGGTGCAGATTGTCGTGGATGGAGCCGTGAAGagacgggctgatgatgacgagAAGGGGGAGAAGGTGCTTTGTGATGCTGAAG GCAAACCCTCCTTCACCTACAACCCGGCGACCTGCCGGCGCTACGCCAACCGCTGCTGGGGCTTCGCGTGCCAGTGGGCGCTGCTGTCGGCCGCggggccgcgccgccgcgcgctgctgctgctcgTGGAGCGACTCATGCCGCTGCTGAGTAAACCACAGCAGGCGACCGATATGCTTTGTGACTGTCTTGATGCTG GCGGCCCAATCAGCATGCTCGCCCTGCAAGGAGTCCTGGAGCTGGTGCGGCACCACAACATCGAGTACCCGGACATCTACGACCGCCTGTACGCCATGTTCGAGCCCGCCATGTTCGCCACGCGGTACAAGCGGAGGCTGATGCATCTGGCTGACATCTTCTTGAGTTCCAC CCACCTCCCCGAGTCGCTAGTAGCTGCCTTCGCCAAGCGCATGTCCCGCCTGGCGCTGCTCGCCTCGCCTGAAGAAGCCGTGGCCTTAGTGGGCCTGGTGTCGTCACTGCTGCACCGCCATCCGGCCTTGAAGAGGATGATCTGCTATGAGGACACGCCTGCTATTA TGTCCAACGATCCGTACGTAATGGAAGAAACCCTAGCCCGGCGCAGCGGCGCGCTGGGCTCCTCGCTGTGGGAGCTGCGCGCGCTGCGGCGGCACCACGCGCCCGGCGtgtgcgccgccgccgccgccgcgctctCCGCCGCGCCCATGCCTGAGCCTATCAGTGATGACGAg CTGTTCGACGCGGAGGTCAAACGCCACTTCAAGACGATCGAGCTGAACTTCCTCCGGCCGCAGGGCATGGCGCTGCCGGAGGGGGAGCGCCTGCTGCAGTACTGGGACATCATGGCCTGA
- the LOC105398632 gene encoding uncharacterized protein C6orf136 homolog: MAICLRSLSHKILPIHGIVSTKNHTNRLSRKIALRTQFLEDFLNTRPISCCQTAPRSPEVSLDDYKHHPEHSLQNVQIKSWKPLQIDEDGIEVKSLSLTSDDYVEQRAVPVCMNDIDFTRFNTEQQFEPTCLSDFERDAVAYCSPGNLSPALASSTQNTPTPTPTGAPSNEQLQHVYKVLSETMPNLFVKPMDYSIYHPELIFVNNIRGITTTGLFHYVKQVALLRTVGHLRFAYVKLEVMKITAHPEDSTIKMRWRVRGISGLKIFFTFWKYKLWDMKQVFKDQELWYDGFSTFYVGGDGLIQKHVADKVMPDQDTIIDDAEKAPIAAKLALLIGLLPRNYLSDVSPYFSASSGTADQSPLPFKVLE, from the exons ATGGCCATCTGTTTGCGTTCCCTGTCCCATAAAATTTTGCCGATACACGGTATTGTATCGACTAAAAACCACACTAACCGACTGTCCCGGAAAATTGCACTGCGGACGCAATTTCTAGAAGAT TTTCTGAACACCCGGCCGATCTCGTGCTGCCAGACGGCGCCACGAAGCCCTGAAGTCTCTCTGGATGATTACAAGCACCACCCTGAACACAGTTTGCAAAATGTCCAAATAAAATCTTGGAAGCCATTACAAATTGATGAGGATGGGATAGAAGTGAAGAGCTTGAGTCTCACGTCTGATGACTATGTGGAGCAGAGAGCGGTCCCCGTCTGTATGAATGATATTGATTTCACAAGATTTAATACAGAG CAACAATTTGAACCAACCTGTTTGTCGGACTTTGAGCGAGATGCGGTGGCGTACTGCAGTCCCGGTAACCTGTCCCCGGCGCTGGCATCCTCCACGCAGAACACCCCCACCCCGACCCCCACCGGGGCTCCCAGCAACGAGCAGCTACAGCATGTCTACAAGGTGCTATCAGAAACT ATGCCGAACCTGTTTGTGAAGCCCATGGACTACTCCATCTACCACCCAGAGCTGATATTTGTGAACAACATTCGCGGTATTACTACTAC CGGTCTGTTCCACTACGTGAAGCAGGTGGCGCTGCTGCGCACGGTGGGGCACCTGCGCTTCGCGTACGTCAAGCTCGAGGTCATGAAGATCACCGCGCACCCCGAGGACTCCACCATCAA AATGCGGTGGCGAGTGCGCGGCATCTCGGGGCTGAAGATCTTCTTCACGTTCTGGAAGTACAAGCTGTGGGACATGAAGCAAGTCTTCAAGGACCAAGAACT GTGGTACGATGGATTCTCGACCTTCTACGTGGGCGGAGACGGACTTATACAGAAGCATGTGGCCGATAag GTAATGCCAGATCAGGACACCATCATAGACGACGCGGAGAAAGCCCCAATAGCCGCCAAGCTCGCCCTGCTCATAGGTCTCTTACCCAGAAACTACTTGTCCGACGTATCTCCCTACTTCAGCGCGTCATCAGGAACCGCCGACCAATCACCGCTGCCCTTCAAGGTACTcgagtga